A window from Salvia miltiorrhiza cultivar Shanhuang (shh) chromosome 2, IMPLAD_Smil_shh, whole genome shotgun sequence encodes these proteins:
- the LOC131009107 gene encoding putative late blight resistance protein homolog R1B-14, whose product MAYAALSSLAQTTHRILNHHQYLISHDEKHQITLLREKVIFLREALHKFPMQASSLEARIRGSANQAEDMIEHFMYNQIWNHYYSTTNNPHHLHHDLEKAMEEINSISREAADFTTEDSAALGDSTTVRASSSMQLAGGVTVGLDEDLLKIADSLTGGSSSCQIIPIVGMAGIGKTTLAQKVYHHPLITETFMIRGWVTVSQDYKPQNIFSDLLACFKEGGIERHGQSNESMDEKVHKILKGRKFLIVLDDMWSRNAWDDARNAFPEDCNGSRIVITTRLADVASYSSSHLHQMRFMDQDQSWDLLKKKVYCPPDLEEIGMEIARRCGGLPLAIVLVAGMLSETNEFSWKQVAEKVGSAGELEKIISLSYTNLPHHLRSCFLYMGAFPEDYEIRTSKLIKLWIAEGFVEVEEEAIECLEDLVKRSLVLVKKRKPDGKIKSSGLHDMVREICRRRGEEENIQHRVSMAQPDLILLARTYGSTLRSIVCSRLISASWLGALGVFKLLRVLDVVDVNQYPLPAQVFDLFHLRYLAFACPNEIPAAIFRLQNLRTLIICPRNRFRRYSDDVIYLPLEIWRMPLLTHIVSFYSPLPDPEGVASPLNRLLELSVGRRFICTKEITEMIPNVRKLGITYFGGKFRENYQLHNLVFLHHLEKLKLVMEDGYVIPRNVWPVFPESLRKLTLNGWRFPWKYMETIGSLPNLQVLKLRNGACKGRTWETKEDQFPSLEFLEIDKCNLKKWVTEGSHFPRLKRLVLFDCSRLSNIPNDIGDIPTLELINVDYANKSLVECVKRIQDEQRDYENYVLQVHCMHRPNWKMAREAVMTAATISVGVCTIV is encoded by the exons ATGGCCTACGCTGCTCTGTCTTCACTTGCCCAAACAACACACCGAATCCTCAATCACCATCAATACCTCATCTCCCACGATGAAAAACATCAGATCACACTGCTCCGTGAAAAAGTTATTTTCTTGCGAGAAGCTTTGCACAAGTTTCCAATGCAAGCCAGCAGCTTGGAAGCAAGAATCAGGGGCTCCGCCAACCAGGCAGAAGATATGATCGAGCATTTCATGTACAACCAAATATGGAATCATTATTATTCGACTACAAACAACCCTCATCATCTACATCATGACCTAGAAAAGGCGATGGAGGAAATCAATTCGATTTCTCGAGAGGCAGCGGACTTCACAACGGAAGACTCAGCGGCGCTTGGTGATAGTACCACTGTGCGGGCTTCATCGTCAATGCAGCTTGCCGGCGGCGTTACGGTCGGTCTCGACGAGGATCTGCTAAAAATCGCCGATTCGCTCACCGGAGGTTCATCCAGTTGTCAGATCATCCCAATCGTGGGGATGGCAGGAATCGGGAAGACAACACTGGCTCAGAAGGTTTATCACCATCCGTTGATCACGGAAACTTTCATGATTCGTGGTTGGGTCACAGTATCACAAGATTACAAGCCCCAAAATATCTTTTCCGACCTCTTAGCTTGTTTTAAAGAAGGCGGCATTGAAAGACATGGACAAAGCAATGAGTCCATGGACGAAAAAGTCCACAAAATCTTGAAGGGAAGGAAGTTCCTCATCGTattggatgatatgtggagtcGAAACGCTTGGGATGATGCTAGAAATGCTTTTCCTGAAGACTGTAATGGTAGCCGAATTGTGATAACCACAAGGTTAGCTGATGTGGCTTCTTACTCTAGCAGTCATCTTCATCAGATGCGTTTCATGGATCAGGATCAAAGCTGGGATCTGCTCAAGAAGAAGGTGTATTGTCCACCTGATTTGGAGGAGATTGGAATGGAGATTGCCAGAAGGTGCGGAGGTTTGCCCCTTGCAATTGTGCTAGTTGCAGGTATGTTGAGTGAGACTAATGAATTCTCATGGAAACAAGTTGCGGAGAAGGTAGGCTCAGCTGGGGAGTTGGAGAAGATAATATCTTTGAGTTACACAAACTTGCCTCATCATTTGAGGTCATGCTTCCTCTACATGGGAGCCTTCCCCGAAGATTATGAGATTCGTACCTCAAAGCTAATCAAGTTGTGGATTGCTGAAGGATTTGTGGAAGTGGAAGAGGAGGCCATTGAGTGTTTGGAGGATTTGGTCAAGAGAAGTCTAGTTTTGGTGAAAAAGAGGAAGCCTGATGGCAAAATCAAAAGCAGTGGTCTCCATGATATGGTACGTGAGATTTGCAGAAGAAGAGGTGAGGAAGAAAATATTCAGCACCGCGTGAGTATGGCTCAACCTGATCTAATTCTCCTTGCAAGAACATATGGCTCAACCCTCCGCTCTATTGTATGCTCTCGACTTATTAGTGCAAGTTGGTTAGGCGCCCTAGGAGTGTTCAAATTGTTGAGGGTGTTGGATGTGGTGGATGTTAATCAGTACCCTTTGCCAGCTCAAGTATTTGACCTGTTTCACTTGAGGTACCTTGCTTTCGCGTGTCCAAATGAGATTCCGGCAGCCATATTCAGACTTCAGAATCTCCGCACATTGATCATCTGTCCGAGGAACAGATTTAGGCGATACTCAGATGATGTGATATATTTACCATTGGAGATTTGGAGGATGCCATTATTGACTCATATTGTATCCTTTTATAGCCCTCTGCCTGATCCAGAAGGAGTGGCTTCTCCTCTGAATAGACTTCTGGAGCTTTCGGTAGGAAGAAGGTTCATATGTACCAAAGAGATTACAGAAATGATTCCCAATGTGAGAAAGCTGGGAATCACTTATTTTGGAGGCAAATTCAGAGAAAACTACCAGCTCCACAATCTTGTCTTTCTGCATCATCTTGAAAAGCTGAAACTAGTCATGGAGGATGGTTATGTTATCCCGCGTAATGTTTGGCCTGTATTTCCAGAGTCACTGAGAAAGTTAACCTTGAACGGTTGGCGATTTCCATGGAAATACATGGAAACTATTGGCTCTCTGCCTAACCTTCAAGTGCTGAAATTGAGAAATGGTGCCTGCAAAGGGCGTACATGGGAAACTAAGGAAGACCAGTTTCCAAGTCTGGAGTTTTTGGAGATTGATAAATGTAATTTGAAGAAATGGGTCACCGAAGGAAGCCATTTCCCAAGACTCAAGCGCCTAGTGCTTTTTGATTGTTCTCGATTGAGCAACATCCCAAATGACATTGGAGATATTCCAACACTTGAATTGATTAATGTTGATTATGCTAACAAATCTCTTGTGGAGTGTGTCAAAAGGATCCAAGACGAACAACGTGACTACGAAAACTACGTCCTTCAAGTTCATTGCATGCATCGTCCG AATTGGAAGATGGCAAGGGAAGCAGTAATGACAGCTGCGACCATTTCGGTCGGTGTATGTACGATCGTCTGA
- the LOC131009109 gene encoding cytochrome P450 CYP72A219-like: MIKEILSKNYVFQKPSTPLDKLLAQGVAAYDADKWAKHKRLLNPVFHLEKLKLMLPLFYLSCVDMLSKLEKMIPSEVDVWPHLQGLTSDVISRTAFGSNYEQGRRIFELQKLQGALLFKAFQMLYIPGWKLLPTRTNKRMKEIAMEVDSSIIGIINKRMQMIEAGEVTESNDLLGILLESNFKETPKKW; the protein is encoded by the exons ATGATAAAAGAGATTCTGTCGAAGAATTATGTTTTTCAGAAGCCTTCTACTCCACTAGATAAGCTGCTAGCACAAGGCGTGGCAGCGTACGACGCAGATAAATGGGCAAAGCATAAAAGACTACTAAATCCTGTTTTTCATCTAGAGAAATTAAAG CTTATGCTTCCGTTGTTTTACTTGAGCTGTGTTGACATGTTGAGCAAATTGGAAAAGATGATACCAAGTGAGGTGGATGTGTGGCCTCATCTTCAAGGCCTCACGAGCGATGTGATCTCGCGCACTGCGTTTGGGAGCAACTACGAACAAGGTAGAAGGATATTCGAGCTCCAAAAATTGCAAGGCGCGCTCTTGTTTAAGGCGTTTCAAATGCTTTACATCCCGGGTTGGAAACTTTTGCCAACGAGAACAAACAAAAGGATGAAAGAAATAGCCATGGAAGTGGACTCATCAATTATAGGCATCATCAATAAAAGAATGCAAATGATTGAAGCAGGGGAAGTAACAGAGTCCAATGACTTGCTAGGAATATTGTTGGAGTCCAATTTCAAGGAGACCCCAAAAAAATGGTGA
- the LOC131009106 gene encoding putative late blight resistance protein homolog R1B-16 isoform X2, which produces MDYAALSSLAQTIHRILNHDQHLITHNEKQQITLLHEKVVFLREAFHKFPKQASRLETRIRVAANEAEDMIEHFMYDQIWDQYSSITNNPHHLHHDLEKAVEEINSISREAADFTTEDSAALADDSPTVRTSSSKQLAGGVTVGLDEDLLKIADSLTGGSSRRQIIPIVGMGGIGKTTLAQKVYHHPLITETFMIRAWVTVSQDYNPQNIFSDLLACFKEGGIERDGQSNESMEEKVHKILKGRKYLIVLDDMWSPNAWDDVRNAFPEDCNGSGIVITTRLADVASYSSSHLHQMRFMDQDQSWDLLKHKVYCPPDLEEIGMEIARRCGGLPLAIVLVAGMLSETNEFSWKQVAEKVGSAGELEKIISLSYTNLPHHLRSCFLYIGAFPEDYKIRASKLIKLWIAQGFVESEEEAIEYLEDLVKRSLVLVTERKSDGKIRSCGVHDMVREICRRRGEEENIQHRVSIAHPDLILLARTYGSTLRSVICSRQISASSFDALRVFKLLRVLDLLFWQKGYYPLPAQVFDLFHLRFLAFSCPDEIPAAISRLRNLRTLIICPSSRFRHIGRSVVYLPLEIWTMPLLTHLVSYYSLLPDPEGVASPLNTLLELSVRRRFICTKKITEMIPNVRKLGITYFGKEDNDYQLQNLVFLHHLEKLKLVKEAPIPYHAPRPIFPKSLRKLTLHGWRFPWEFMDTVGSLPNLQVLKLMNRACEGSTWETKEGQFRSLEFLQIGECNLEKWETEESHFPRLKQLLLYNCSQLSEIPNDIGYIPTLELIQVDYANESLVECVKQIQEEQHDDYENYTLQVHCTRSGGSNSMAANMSGEKVIKTLKKINAIKAINVGMATMWDSQTVEKLNAVKNILMAGRGGQGGQGS; this is translated from the exons ATGGACTATGCTGCTCTCTCTTCACTAGCCCAAACAATACACCGAATCCTCAATCACGATCAACACCTCATCACCCACAACGAAAAACAACAAATCACACTGCTCCATGAAAAAGTTGTTTTCTTGCGAGAAGCTTTCCacaagtttccaaagcaagccAGCAGATTGGAAACAAGAATCAGGGTCGCCGCCAACGAGGCAGAAGATATGATCGAGCATTTCATGTACGACCAAATTTGGGATCAATATAGTTCGATTACAAACAAtcctcatcatcttcatcatgaCCTAGAAAAGGCGGTGGAGGAAATCAACTCAATTTCTCGAGAGGCAGCGGACTTCACAACGGAAGACTCGGCGGCGCTTGCTGATGATAGTCCCACTGTGCGGACTTCATCGTCAAAGCAGCTCGCCGGCGGCGTCACGGTCGGTCTCGACGAGGATCTGCTAAAAATCGCCGATTCGCTCACCGGAGGATCATCGAGACGCCAAATCATCCCAATCGTGGGGATGGGAGGAATCGGGAAGACAACACTGGCGCAGAAGGTTTATCACCATCCGTTGATCACGGAGACTTTCATGATTCGTGCTTGGGTCACAGTATCACAAGATTACAACCCCCAAAATATATTTTCCGACCTCTTAGCTTGTTTTAAAGAAGGCGGCATTGAAAGAGATGGACAAAGCAATGAGTCCATGGAGGAAAAAGTCCACAAAATCTTGAAGGGAAGGAAGTACCTCATCGTattggatgatatgtggagtcCAAACGCTTGGGATGATGTTAGAAATGCTTTTCCTGAAGACTGTAATGGGAGCGGAATTGTGATAACCACAAGGTTAGCTGACGTGGCTTCTTACTCTAGCAGTCATCTTCATCAGATGCGTTTCATGGATCAGGATCAAAGCTGGGATCTGCTCAAGCATAAGGTGTATTGTCCACCTGATTTGGAGGAGATTGGAATGGAGATTGCCAGAAGGTGTGGAGGTTTGCCCCTTGCAATTGTGCTAGTTGCAGGTATGTTGAGTGAGACTAATGAATTCTCATGGAAACAAGTTGCAGAGAAGGTAGGCTCAGCTGGGGAGTTGGAGAAGATAATATCTTTGAGTTACACCAACTTGCCTCATCACTTGAGGTCATGCTTCCTCTATATCGGAGCATTCCCGGAAGACTACAAGATTCGCGCCTCAAAGCTCATCAAGTTGTGGATTGCTCAAGGATTTGTGGAATCGGAAGAGGAGGCCATTGAGTATTTGGAGGATCTGGTCAAGAGAAGTCTTGTTTTGGTGACTGAGAGGAAGTCTGATGGCAAAATCAGAAGCTGCGGTGTCCATGATATGGTACGTGAGATTTGCAGAAGAAGAGGCGAGGAAGAAAATATTCAGCATCGCGTGAGTATTGCTCATCCTGACCTAATTCTCCTTGCAAGAACATATGGCTCAACTCTCCGCTCTGTTATATGCTCTCGACAAATTAGTGCGAGTTCGTTTGACGCCCTTCGAGTGTTCAAATTGTTGAGGGTGTTGGATCTGCTGTTTTGGCAAAAAGGGTACTACCCGTTGCCTGCTCAAGTATTTGACCTGTTTCACTTGAGGTTCCTTGCTTTCAGTTGTCCAGATGAGATTCCGGCAGCCATATCCAGGCTTCGGAATCTCCGGACATTGATCATCTGTCCGAGCAGCAGATTTAGGCACATAGGAAGGAGTGTCGTATATTTACCATTAGAGATTTGGACGATGCCACTATTGACTCATCTTGTTTCCTATTATAGTCTTTTGCCTGATCCAGAAGGAGTGGCTTCTCCTTTGAATACACTGCTGGAGCTTTCGGTAAGAAGAAGGTTCATATGTACCAAAAAAATCACAGAAATGATTCCCAATGTGAGAAAGCTGGGAATCACTTATTTTGGAAAGGAAGACAATGACTACCAGCTCCAGAATCTTGTCTTTCTGCATCATCTTGAAAAGCTGAAACTAGTTAAGGAGGCTCCAATTCCATATCACGCTCCCCGCCCTATTTTTCCAAAATCGCTGAGAAAGTTAACCTTGCACGGTTGGCGATTTCCTTGGGAATTTATGGATACTGTTGGCTCTCTGCCTAATCTTCAAGTGCTCAAATTGATGAATCGTGCCTGCGAAGGCAGTACGTGGGAAACTAAGGAAGGCCAGTTTCGTAGTCTGGAATTTCTGCAAATTGGTGAATGTAATTTGGAGAAGTGGGAAACTGAAGAGAGCCATTTCCCAAGACTGAAGCAGCTACTGCTATATAATTGTTCTCAGTTGAGCGAGATTCCAAATGATATTGGATATATACCAACACTTGAATTGATTCAAGTTGATTATGCTAACGAATCTCTTGTAGAATGTGTCAAACAGATCCAAGAGGAACAACATGATGACTACGAAAACTACACCCTTCAAGTTCATTGCACGCGTTCTGGG GGTTCGAACTCGATGGCAGCCAATATGTCAGGCGAGAAGGTGATCAAGACGTTGAAGAAGATCAATGCGATCAAGGCTATCAATGTGGGCATGGCGACCATGTGGGACAGCCAAACTGTCGAGAAACTTAATGCGGTCAAGAATATCCTAATGGCCGGCCGAGGCGGCCAAGGCGGCCAAGGCAGTTGA
- the LOC131009106 gene encoding putative late blight resistance protein homolog R1B-14 isoform X1 encodes MAYAALSSLAQTTHRILNHDQYLISHDEKQQITLLCEKVIFLREALHKFPMQASSLEARIRRSANQAEDMIEHFMYDQIRDQYSSTTNNPHHLHHDLEKAMKKINSISREAVNFTAEDSAALGDSTTVRASSSMQLAGGVTVGLDEDLLKIADSLTGGSSSCQIIPIVGMAGIGKTTLAQKVYNHPLITETFKIRAWVTVSQDHKPQNIFSDLLACFKEGGIERHGQSNESMDEKVHKILKGRKYLIVLDDMWSRNAWDVARNAFPEDCNGSRIVITTRLVDLASYSSSSHLHQMHFMDEDQSWNLLKQKVYCPPDREAIGMEIARKCGGLPLAIVLVAGMLSTETIEFSWYQLVEKLGSSLELEKIISLSYTNLPHHLRSCFLYMAAFPEDYEIRVSKLIKLWIAEGFVEPRAGRSLEDGAIEYLEDLVKRSLVLVKKRKSDGKIKSCGLHDMVREICRRRAKKENIQHRLSIAHPDLILLARTYGSTLRSVICFRLITASSLDNALRVFRLLRVLDVVDDYNEHPLPAQVFDLFHLRYLAFACPNEIPAAISRLRNLRTLIICPRNRFGRYSEDVVYLPLEIWTMPLLTHLVSFYSPLLDPEGVASPLNRLLELSVGRRFVCTKEITEIIPNVRKLGITYFGSKLRENYQLQNLVFLHHLEKLKLVMKKGCVIPRKIWPVFPESLRKLTLNGWRFPWKYMETIGYLPNLQVLKLRNGACRGRTWETKEDQFPSLEFLEIHKSNLKKWVTEESHFPRLKQLVLYYCSRLSKIPNDIGDIPTLELIQVDDVNKSLVQCVKRIQEEQRDNGNYALEVHCTHRLGSNSMAANMSGEKVIKTLKKINAIKAINVGMATMWDSQTVEKLNAVKNILMAGRGGQGGQGS; translated from the exons ATGGCCTACGCTGCTCTGTCTTCACTTGCCCAAACAACACACCGAATCCTCAATCACGATCAATACCTCATCTCCCACGATGAAAAACAACAGATCACACTGCTCTGTGAAAAAGTTATTTTCTTGCGAGAAGCTTTGCACAAGTTTCCAATGCAAGCCAGCAGCTTGGAAGCAAGAATCAGACGCTCCGCCAACCAAGCAGAGGATATGATCGAGCATTTCATGTACGACCAAATTCGGGATCAATATAGTTCAACTACAAACAATCCTCATCATCTTCACCATGACCTAGAAAAGGCGATGAAGAAGATCAACTCAATTTCCCGAGAGGCAGTGAACTTCACAGCGGAAGACTCGGCGGCGCTTGGTGATAGTACCACTGTTCGGGCTTCATCGTCAATGCAGCTTGCCGGCGGCGTTACGGTCGGTCTCGACGAGGATCTGCTAAAAATCGCCGATTCGCTCACCGGAGGTTCATCCAGTTGCCAGATCATCCCAATCGTGGGGATGGCAGGAATAGGGAAGACAACACTGGCTCAGAAGGTTTATAACCATCCGTTGATCACGGAGACTTTCAAGATTCGTGCTTGGGTCACAGTATCACAAGATCACAAGCCCCAAAATATCTTTTCCGACCTCTTAGCTTGTTTTAAAGAAGGGGGCATTGAAAGACATGGACAAAGCAATGAGTCCATGGACGAAAAAGTCCACAAAATCTTGAAGGGAAGGAAGTACCTCATCGTattggatgatatgtggagtcGAAACGCTTGGGATGTTGCTAGAAATGCTTTTCCTGAAGATTGTAATGGAAGCCGAATTGTGATAACCACAAGGCTAGTTGATTTGGCTTCTTACTCTAGCAGCAGTCATCTTCATCAGATGCATTTCATGGATGAGGATCAAAGCTGGAATCTGCTCAAGCAAAAGGTGTATTGTCCACCTGATCGAGAGGCGATTGGAATGGAGATTGCCAGAAAGTGCGGAGGATTGCCCCTTGCAATTGTGCTAGTTGCAGGTATGTTGAGTACAGAGACTATTGAATTCTCATGGTACCAACTTGTAGAGAAGCTAGGCTCAtctttggagttggagaagaTAATATCTTTGAGTTACACCAACTTGCCTCATCATTTGAGGTCATGCTTCCTCTACATGGCAGCCTTCCCTGAAGATTACGAGATTCGTGTCTCAAAGCTCATCAAATTGTGGATTGCTGAAGGATTTGTGGAACCAAGAGCCGGTAGAAGCTTGGAAGATGGGGCCATTGAGTATTTGGAAGATCTTGTCAAGAGAAGTCTAGTTTTGGTGAAAAAGAGGAAGTCTGATGGCAAAATCAAAAGCTGTGGTCTCCATGATATGGTACGTGAGATTTGCAGaagaagagctaagaaagaaaaCATTCAGCACCGCTTGAGTATTGCTCATCCTGATCTAATTCTCCTTGCTAGAACATATGGCTCAACTCTCCGTTCTGTTATATGCTTTCGACTAATTACTGCAAGTTCGTTAGACAATGCTCTACGAGTGTTCAGATTGTTACGGGTGTTGGATGTGGTGGATGATTATAATGAGCACCCGTTGCCTGCTCAAGTATTTGACCTGTTTCACTTGAGGTACCTTGCTTTCGCGTGTCCAAATGAGATTCCGGCAGCCATATCCAGGCTTCGGAATCTCAGAACATTGATCATCTGTCCGAGGAACAGATTTGGGCGTTACTCAGAGGATGTGGTATATTTACCATTAGAGATCTGGACGATGCCATTATTGACTCATCTTGTTTCATTTTATAGCCCTCTGCTTGATCCAGAAGGAGTGGCTTCTCCTCTGAATAGACTGCTGGAGCTTTCGGTAGGAAGAAGGTTCGTATGTACCAAAGAGATTACAGAAATTATTCCCAATGTGAGAAAGCTAGGAATCACTTATTTTGGAAGCAAATTGAGAGAAAACTACCAGCTCCAGAATCTTGTCTTTCTGCATCATCTTGAAAAGCTGAAACTAGTTATGAAGAAAGGTTGTGTTATCCCGCGTAAGATTTGGCCTGTTTTTCCAGAGTCGCTGAGAAAGTTAACCTTGAATGGTTGGCGATTTCCATGGAAATATATGGAAACTATTGGCTATCTCCCTAACCTTCAAGTGCTGAAATTGAGAAACGGTGCGTGCAGAGGCCGTACATGGGAAACTAAGGAAGACCAGTTTCCTAGTCTGGAGTTTTTGGAGATTCATAAATCCAACTTGAAGAAGTGGGTTACTGAAGAGAGCCATTTCCCAAGACTGAAGCAGCTAGTGCTTTATTATTGTTCTCGGTTGAGCAAGATCCCAAATGACATTGGAGATATACCAACACTTGAATTGATTCAAGTTGATGATGTTAACAAATCTCTTGTACAGTGTGTGAAACGGATCCAAGAGGAACAACGTGACAACGGAAACTATGCCCTTGAAGTTCATTGCACGCATCGTCTG GGTTCGAACTCGATGGCAGCCAATATGTCAGGCGAGAAGGTGATCAAGACGTTGAAGAAGATCAATGCGATCAAGGCTATCAATGTGGGCATGGCGACCATGTGGGACAGCCAAACTGTCGAGAAACTTAATGCGGTCAAGAATATCCTAATGGCCGGCCGAGGCGGCCAAGGCGGCCAAGGCAGTTGA
- the LOC131009108 gene encoding cytochrome P450 72A225-like — MFMEILYSILAIFCAAFLSHNAWKFLMRVWFEPRKLEKRLRQEGFSGNSYRFMIGDSKQIAAAKQANSKPIAFSNDIAPRVIPFIHHSLLKYGENCFIWYGSKPTIVILDQEMIKEILSKNYVFQKTSTPLDKLLAQGVATYEADKWAKHRRLLNPAFHLEKLKLMLPSFYLSCGEMLSKLENMIPSEGACEVDVWPHLQALTSDVISRTAFGSNYEEGGKIFELLKEQGALLFKAFQMLYIPGWRFLPTRTNKRMKEIAMEVDSLVLGIINKRMQMIEAGEVTESSDLLGILLESNFKEIQKNGENLGMSLREVIDECKLFYLAGQETTSALLVWTMILLSKHPDWQARARDEVLQVLGSHEPDFQELSRLQIVTMIFHEVMRLYPGAAILRRTIHKETTLGNVSLPAGVNLFLPTLLLQHDCKIWGEDAKEFNPERFREGVSKATRGQLMYYPFGRGPRICIGQNFAMLQAKMALALILKHYSFELSPSYAHAPYLVLSVQPQYGAPLIMHRLH, encoded by the exons atgttcaTGGAAATATTATACAGTATATTGGCAATCTTTTGCGCTGCTTTTCTCTCACATAATGCTTGGAAATTCTTGATGAGGGTTTGGTTTGAGCCAAGAAAGCTGGAAAAACGGCTGAGGCAAGAGGGTTTCAGTGGAAACAGCTACAGATTTATGATCGGCGACTCCAAACAAATAGCCGCCGCCAAACAAGCCAACTCCAAACCCATCGCTTTTTCCAATGATATAGCACCTCGTGTCATCCCCTTTATTCACCACTCCCTTCTAAAATACG GTGAGAACTGTTTCATATGGTATGGCTCAAAGCCTACTATAGTTATCTTGGATCAAGAAATGATAAAAGAGATTCTGTCCAAGAATTATGTTTTTCAGAAGACTTCTACTCCACTAGATAAGCTGCTAGCACAAGGCGTGGCAACGTACGAAGCAGATAAATGGGCAAAGCATAGAAGACTACTAAATCCTGCTTTTCATCTAGAGAAATTGAAG CTTATGCTTCCGTCGTTTTACTTGAGCTGTGGTGAAATGTTGAGCAAATTGGAAAATATGATACCAAGTGAGGGAGCATGTGAGGTGGATGTGTGGCCTCATCTTCAAGCCCTCACGAGCGATGTGATCTCGCGCACTGCGTTTGGGAGCAACTACGAAGAAGGTGGAAAGATATTCGAGCTCCTGAAAGAGCAAGGCGCGCTCTTGTTCAAGGCGTTTCAAATGCTTTACATcccgggttggagatttttgcCAACCAGAACAAACAAAAGGATGAAGGAAATAGCCATGGAAGTGGACTCATTAGTTCTAGGCATCATCAATAAAAGAATGCAAATGATTGAAGCAGGGGAAGTAACAGAGTCCAGTGACTTGCTTGGAATATTGTTGGAGTCCAATTTCAAGGAGATCCAGAAGAATGGTGAAAATCTTGGGATGAGCTTGCGCGAGGTGATTGATGAGTGCAAACTCTTCTACCTTGCCGGGCAGGAAACAACGTCTGCCCTGCTCGTGTGGACAATGATTCTGCTGAGCAAGCATCCGGACTGGCAGGCTCGTGCCAGAGACGAGGTCCTGCAAGTTCTTGGCAGCCATGAGCCAGATTTCCAAGAGCTGAGCCGCCTCCAGATTGTGACAATGATTTTTCACGAGGTTATGAGATTGTATCCGGGAGCAGCTATTCTGAGACGAACCATTCATAAGGAGACGACGCTAGGGAATGTGAGCCTCCCTGCTGGAGTGAACCTCTTCCTACCTACACTGCTACTGCAACATGACTGCAAGATATGGGGAGAAGATGCAAAGGAATTCAATCCGGAGAGGTTTAGAGAAGGCGTTTCCAAGGCAACGAGAGGGCAGCTCATGTACTACCCGTTTGGTAGAGGCCCTCGGATATGCATTGGACAGAACTTTGCCATGCTACAAGCAAAAATGGCACTGGCCCTCATCCTGAAGCATTATTCTTTCGAGCTTTCTCCTTCGTATGCCCACGCGCCTTATCTGGTATTGTCGGTCCAACCTCAATACGGCGCTCCATTGATCATGCACAGACTCCATTAG